ATACAATTGAATTACAATTTTAaaatcacaaaagtagtgcactgggcctttactagtcttTTATTAGTGGATAATGTAGCCTTGAttattatatacactgctcaaaaaaataaagggaacacttaaacaaaacatcctagatctgaatgaattaaataatcttattaaatacttttatctttacgtagttgaatgtgctgacaacaaaatcacacaaaaataatcaatggaaatccaatttatcaacccatggaggtctggatttggagtcacactcaaaattaaagtggaaaaccacactacaggctgatccaactttgatgtaatgtccataaaacaagtcaaaatgaggctcagtagtgtgtgtggcctccacgtgcctgtatgacctccctacaacgcctggacatgctcctgatgaggtggcggatggtctcctgagggatctcctcccagacctggactaaagcagccgccaactcctggacagtctgtggtgcaacgtggcgttggtggatggagtgagacatgatgtcccagatgtgctcaactggattcaggtctggggaacaggcgggccagtccatagcatcaatgccttcctcttgcaggaactgctgacacactccagccacatgaggtctagcattgtcttgcattaggaggaacccagggccaaccgaaccagcatatggtctcacaaggggtctgaggatctcatctcggtacctaatggcagtcaggctacctctggcgagcacatggaggctgtgcggccccccaaagaaatgccaccccacaccatgactgacccacggccaaaccggtcatgctggaggatgttgcaggcagcagaacgttctccacagcgtctccagactgtcacatctgtcacatgtgctcagtgtgaacctgctttcatctgtgaagagcacagggcgccagtggcgaatttgccaatcttggtgttctctggcaaatgccaaacgtcctgcacggtgttgggctgtaagcacaacccccacctgtggacgttgggccctcataccaccctcatggagtctgtttctgactgtttgagcagacatatgcacatttgtggcctgctggaggtcattttgcagggctctggcagtgctcctccttgcacaaaggcggaggtagcggtcctgctgctgggttgttgccctcctacggcctcctccacgtctcctgatgtactggcctgtctcctggtagcgcctccatgctctggacactacgctgacagacacagcaaaccttcttgccacagctcgcattgatgtgccatcctggatgagctgcactacctgagccacttgtgtgggttgtagactccatctcatgctaccactagagtgaaagcactgccagcattcaaagtgaccaaaaaatcagccaggaagcataggaactgagaagtggtctgtggttaccacctgcagaaccactcctttattgggggtgtcttgctaatttcctataatttccacctgttgtctattccatttgcacaacagcatgtgaaatgtattgtcaatcagtgttgcttcctaagtggacagtttgatttcacagaagtgtgattgacttggagttacattgtgttgtttaagtgttccctttatttttttgagcagtatatttgttcCACAAACGTTTTTTTCCTgttctcgttctctttctctactATTGCATTGGGGCCTATGTAGGGGAGGAGTGAAAAGCCTGCAGCAGGCCTTGTGACACAGTCCCCCTCCAAAACTACACCCTACTGAGTATTTCCCGGCCCACTTTAGCTGAGACAGGTATAAAAGTTCTCTCTACAAGCCAATAAGTATCCCCCATGTATTGAGTTGCAGTGAAAGGACTGACTGGGTGGAGTAAGGAGTCACCAGTATTCTGAAACAATAGACCCATTTAAGTTTTGAGTTTAATCTATTGAATAATTCCAATAAcaagtatttgtattttattaaaaGTGCATTTCTttaaatatagcctacataatAGCTTTTAACATACCAGTATTGTGTAAATGTTCAAAAGAAATGCtggtataaatacaaaatacattaaaacatatatattttcaCAGTTTAGCATGTCTTTGCAGGGTAACTCTTATTTTGAAGAAAGAAATGCGCGATCGTTCTGCCAGCATAATATCCAACTGCTAAGAGAACGGTAATGTGGTGAtgctgctgctcctgctgctACTGTCAGGCATCGGCGGCGCAGGCGCAGAGTGCACGAATGAAGAATAACGTGCTTTTTTTGGTTGTTTTTACACCGCGGTGGTGAGCAGCCAAAAAGTGACCAGCCGAGTACTGTGTGCCTACAGTAAAAATGCATGAATGATCAGTACTATGGACGTGGTCTTCAATAATCCAATGAGtttgtaaaataaacattttgaaatgtctATTTAATTTAAATGCAATTATTTGCAATCAATGGTAAACAAATGAATATATCTATAATGGCATTATGCTCCATGTGTAGACATGCAGCGAATCTGTTAGCCTTAGTAAATGCTGTCCCCCTACACATTTGCACATTTCATGTTTAGCAAACAACTCAAATGAATGTGTTCAGTAGTCCACAATGGGCCCTAACATCATCATTTTCTTTAAATGTATCAAAGTCAAGATTGTGGAAAACAGCGAACACAGCAAATGTGCTTGTTCCTTCGCCTTGTTCCTTCGCCTTGGCCACGACTTGTTGCTATGCAACCGCAACGCCACCCGCCAGATTCAGCAACACAACATGTCTGAAAGAAGAATGCATGCGGTGAGTCAATGTAACTAGCTACAGTATTATACTGCTAAAAAACGTTAACATACCCATTCAAAAGTTAAATACAAGAATAAATAACTAGCTATAGCCACCATTATGTGTCCTAGCTATATCGCTGTTTAAGATCTAAGTTAGCTAACTGCTAGCTAAAACTGTAACGTTTATTATACGCTGTCTGACTTTCAATGAAAGCGTTGGTCCTTTGAAATGTTATATGCCTGTTGGCTAAAGAACCAACAACTACTACATTTTTAATGAGCTACTTAACTTACTACATTTGTTTATTTAGCCCAAAAGACCCATGTCATCCAAGGCAGAAAGGTCTCAAGGAGGAAGATCTGTGAGACGTCCAGCCTCTGTCTTCTCAAAGAAACCATCCACGATTGACCTACTTGCTAAAGAGGAGGAATACAAGTGAGGTTCCTTGCCCAAACATCTGTGCCCATTGCCAAACATCTGTTGAGTCAATGTAAACTGTATCATATGAGATGCTGTAACCAGATGGCGatagtaataaaaaaatatatattttgcccATTCCAGATGTATAAATGCAGAGCTGGAGGCAAAAACAGCTGAACTAGTAAGGCAAGCGGAACAGGTTATGGTAAGTGATTGAAGATAGCTACCTAGCCAATTGACACACTTCAGAACAACATAAAACATTCATTTTTAgacatatttgttttatttaaactTTTGTCCTgattgttttttctttatttttttcagaGTGACCAAAATGAAGTCTTGTCAAAGCCAATCTCTTTCCACCTTGATGTTGACattgaggatgaggaggaggatttcAGGTAACAAATTATTGCATTGCTCAAAACATATAGCATTTCAGTGTAGTAGACTGGATAAGAATATATGAGAACCACCTATAATACAAATGTATTTGTCTGTAGGAATGTGAACATGCTGGAATCTTCAGTTATGAAGTCCACTTCTAAGGTGCAGTATTCAATTCAGTTTGATATGTAAAAGGTAACATCTCAGAGACACAAAGGTAATGTAATCAGTTAGTAAAACTGGGGGAGAATTTCAAttgtatttccttgattcctcgcgTCTACTTCCCTCACCTCATTTTCAAAccccattggatgagaaggtcagaggggcggGATTTCTGACCttttcatccaatgggttttgagaaggaggcaaggaatcaaggaaatgcaattgaaaTTCTCCCTAAGTCATATTGCTCAGGTATTGCTCAGGTAATGACAAAGAAAAGGGTCACATCAAAATCCAATTCACAAAACAGACCTGGAAACCAGAGAAAAACACAGTAAGAATGTTATCCTTGTCACAAACGTTTGCACAAATATCTATTGGAAACATTGGAAGATTGTGAAAGGTAATGGCTTAATGAGTGTAAGGTAATGGCTTAATGATCTTCAGTTCCTTATGTTTGTTATGACTTTTTCAACTTTTTGTTTGAgttgtattttgtttatttataattTTATTTCATAACAACAAAGGCATCTGCTGTTGATGATGTTGCGGTTCTTGAAGATCGTGTGGATTTTTCCTTGGCTAAAACAATACGTAGACATTGAGGGGAAGCTGGATGATGGAGATACTCATGACAATCTTATGGAAGACATGCCCAGTGTTGGGGATGAGATGGGATCAGGTGAATTCTGATTTCATTTATTACACTTTCTGTGGCTTTCTCACACATTCACAATATCACATTTAGAGCACAAGAATGGATCTTTGCAAAAACAttcattacaatttttttttgttatttatcaGAGTTCCAGAATATCAATTGTTTCAGCCTTCTTAGTTCATCGAGCTTCTCTCATATGTAACTATAGTATAATATTTTTTTGGTGTGTTGTGTTTTAGATGCACAGATCTGTAATGCAAGAAGAATTTAACCGGCTATCATATGAGTCCAACAAAAAGGTAATGATAGAAATATGAGAGATGGAAATTAGGTATATTTTTGAGTAAAATGTAACATTGAAACaagaataaaacatgtatttgttcTAGGATTATGCAAACAGTAGTTAAAGCACCAACATAAAGGAGGTCGAGGAGGATCGAGCAAGACTACAGAAGACTACAAACATTCAGCAAACCCAGATAGAGAAACACAGAGCTTTAGCGGAGGAGTCAAACAGAAAAGGTGATGGGCTCCAGCAACAAGTAACTGCTCTACAGAAGGTGGGTGTCGAGGATAAAACAGTTATTACATTGATTATCTTTCTAGTTAGTCATTTGGTAATATTAAACAGTACATATTGTAACTATGAAAGTCCATGAACAGTGACTGAGAGAAACCTAGATGTGTATAGACATCAGTTGAGATAGCTGTTAATATCTTATTACTGAATGGGGAGGGGGACATTATACAGCTTAGACAAGGTTGTTAATAAAGGATGAAATCAACCCCTCAGCAGGGGAATGCCTGGCATGGCCTCATTAACATGATCAGCCTGTAAGGTGAACCTCTCCTGCAGCTGGCGATAGTACGGCGCTCATGTGACAGATATCTTTTGAATTCAGAGAAATCCCACATTACATATTAAACAGTGAACTTTGTTTGTACTgaatgagctaaagatgaaaCAGTACAACATATAAATCtaaattggggcggcaggtagcctagtggtcagagtgttggactagtaaccgaaaggttgcgagattgaatccccgagctgacaaagtaaaaatctgtcgttctgcccctgaacaaggcagttaacccactgttcctaggctgtcattgaaaataagaatttgttcttacctgacttgcctagttaaaataaatgtaaataaaaatcccctacaccaccacatatACACAAA
This region of Salmo trutta chromosome 29, fSalTru1.1, whole genome shotgun sequence genomic DNA includes:
- the LOC115167617 gene encoding testis-expressed protein 9 → MGPNIIIFFKCIKVKIVENSEHSKCACSFALFLRLGHDLLLCNRNATRQIQQHNMSERRMHAPKRPMSSKAERSQGGRSVRRPASVFSKKPSTIDLLAKEEEYKCINAELEAKTAELVRQAEQVMSDQNEVLSKPISFHLDVDIEDEEEDFRNVNMLESSVMKSTSKASAVDDVAVLEDRVDFSLAKTIRRH